A window of Mercenaria mercenaria strain notata chromosome 16, MADL_Memer_1, whole genome shotgun sequence contains these coding sequences:
- the LOC123539885 gene encoding transmembrane protein 205-like yields the protein MGLKVATATQVNRQQSVCVPRTSCSKLGRYFSLLTVVVLMISITVGSSNTTENRSTNIVFLHLLSFAAHFGVQCWVTFVAGFAMFFSVPRIMFGHLQSRMFPLYFTLTLVLSCVTLLTYVVQHPYPTMTPSEAKQLMGMCICVISTFVNSFYLAPEIVNAMISIFEIEKSSGVAYVIGYCDRTELKKDPKYCEHYKRFRSVHSISGVANVVTLICNIMYLYHLASISVSLHLNHLNNAYRI from the exons ATGGGATTAAAAGTAGCGACTGCAACTCAAGTAAACAGACAGCAGAGCGTGTGTGTTCCTCGAACGTCATG CTCAAAGCTTGGGCGTTATTTTTCCTTGTTGACGGTTGTGGTTTTGATGATATCTATCACTGTTGGATCTAGTAATACAACTGAAAACAGATCTACAAACATCGTATTTCTACATCTACTCAGTTTTGCTGCACATTTTGGAGTACAATGCTGGGTAACATTTGTGGCAG gtttcgCGATGTTTTTCAGTGTGCCTAGAATCATGTTCGGGCACTTACAAAGTAGAATGTTCCCGCTTTACTTTACATTAACATTGGTTTTGTCGTGTGTTACGTTGTTAACATATGTTGTACAGCATCCCTATCCGACAATGACGCCATCAGAAGCAAAGCAG cTAATGGGAATGTGCATATGTGTAATATCAACATTCGTCAACAGTTTCTACCTGGCACCGGAAATCGTCAACGCAATGATTAGCATCTTTGAGATAGAAAAATCATCCGGAGTAGCATATGTCATAGGATACTGTGACAGAACTGAACTGAAGAAAGATCCAAAGTACTGTGAACATTATAAACGATTCAGATCGGTTCACAGTATATCAGGGGTTGCTAATGTTGTCACTCTAATTTGTAACATAATGTATTTATACCACCTGGCTAGTATTAGCGTTAGTCTACACTTGAATCATTTGAATAATGCCTATCGCATATGA